Proteins encoded within one genomic window of Macrobrachium nipponense isolate FS-2020 chromosome 9, ASM1510439v2, whole genome shotgun sequence:
- the LOC135218252 gene encoding uncharacterized protein LOC135218252: MDLLQKMKALAAEPAPKEVTENDAAAISRANRMKRAQLLLARDRSVAAENKIQKAWTPPKLVAPTRDGSEVDEDLSTLTSLGKIETDAALFVFQEEERNNDAVKLHHILRMPSSLPEVGKTTENSSSSVFNVLMVDVSGSMNRYWESVMDGWNNHVAPKITGETVIYTFSSSVTFRGLGSTLEKKYFDAGGTDLTGAFQTIVNEVYQCKQKYVNVYLITDGDHNSTEVQPSSVIDVMEYPPGKVCNVYILGIGCDFPVEYSVDIRSRLHSGSPNVPSLFWAKNVDSVVGELEDISEIVYNEACFTAKLSLAGSLLPGLSQRNVFHKSEWVYMPYQPEKLKELEIIFNKHVGTLFLEPQEGTVEVLKEVFCQWNSIIIQRHRKGKTIPDGILEFKERLFRPRVKTTDHGKKSIRQRIQNKELKAHDMQFRQELAQLKAILIKEKFENPLELAENILSTTVTRSKYKTRSLQLKGHTDEDYTADSQAFLKVRSENLEKLKTIEETPDDCCRVSLTSTITDLQDPDFPEMLRDYDKYSFLKSFTITGIPVFAPVRDSVALNPWSYSVKKMLRSPYTIMSQVVQESFGDYREPKGDHKMVQVKEDDEGSSFNAIVPVFSAKNVKVMTPFVKTRLYTMCVTFAITKNPHLIDFNIHIAALAATWVKCLHENPTLPRAEHALLRMESIEATAALYMDEKRHANYCTSLIDDTPQALMTEGTVKVGNATLKCESIVKPVFFLLMMKKSLGTLDSVKILDIMRLILVEYAGRCLPSYKVGDNSSKPYSYFFAESFADENDRREWVINYIEEMESEIYGNNRELLEQFYTLENVSKAAKKVADTKVVELNENLSCKIPLKINMRRVERLRNVSSAGDISWPTLKIFAHHIGLDQEQVDSLFSEESVFIYISHALRYRQSRDRLSNPMDNFAESYAFVLSKVTDECSRDVIDKFRSELVSIMEESWLKAYFDAHSETVQPMTRQQVITEAQRRGIEVSEDTFDQVYKRFRPTGLLSNACQTRACPYFLQPRKTYNQHASVERKKGVGVFVHGLHKASHAHRAEDVDEIISVISSGSLTNKRTPIPEDAVRNLSSEIGFLKVRYQEMIIE, encoded by the exons ATGGATCTACTACAGAAAATGAAGGCTCTTGCTGCCGAGCCGGCGCCTAAAGAAGTCACGGAGAACGATGCCGCTGCCATTTCTAGGGCTAACAGGATGAAAAGGGCCCAGCTGCTGCTAGCCCGCGACCGGTCTGTGGCCGCCGAAAACAAGATCCAGAAGGCCTGGACGCCTCCGAAGCTGGTAGCGCCTACGAGAGACGGTAGTGAAGTGGATGAGGACCTAAGTACGCTGACATCTCTGGGGAAAATTGAAACGGACGCCGCTTTGTTCGTCTTTCAGGAGGAAGAGAGG AATAATGATGCAGTGAAACTTCACCACATTCTGAGGATGCCATCATCTCTGCCAGAAGTCGGCAAGACGACAGAAAATTCATCCTCAAGCGTTTTCAACGTTTTAATGGTTGACGTCTCTGGTTCCATGAATCGCTACTGGGAGAGTGTTATGGACGGCTGGAACAACCACGTGGCCCCTAAAATTACGGGGGAGACGGTCATCTACACTTTCAGTTCATCTGTAACATTCAGAGGACTAGGGTCGACCCTGGAGAAGAAATATTTCGACGCTGGGGGGACAGACCTGACGGGGGCTTTTCAGACCATAGTGAACGAGGTGTATCAGTGTAAGCAAAAGTATGTTAATGTTTATCTCATCACAGATGGCGACCATAATTCAACAGAAGTTCAACCCTCGTCCGTCATCGACGTCATGGAATATCCTCCAGGAAAGGTGTGCAATGTTTATATACTTGGCATTGGCTGTGATTTCCCAGTGGAATATAGTGTAGACATTCGGTCTCGACTTCACAGTGGTAGCCCCAACGTACCTTCATTGTTCTGGGCTAAGAACGTTGACAGTGTCGTTGGGGAGTTGGAGGACATCAGTGAAATTGTGTATAATGAAGCTTGTTTCACAGCAAAGCTAAGCTTAGCTGGGTCTCTGTTGCCAGGCTTgtctcagaggaatgtctttcacAAGAGCGAGTGGGTGTATATGCCATACCAACCAGAGAAGCTTAAGGAACTTGaaataatattcaataaacatgTCGGCACCCTGTTTTTAGAACCACAAGAGGGCACTGTAGAGGTCCTTAAGGAAGTTTTCTGTCAGTGGAATTCTATCATCATCCAACGACACAGGAAAGGGAAGACGATTCCAGATGGCATTTTAGAATTTAAAGAGAGATTATTCAGGCCTCGCGTAAAAACTACAGATCACGGGAAAAAATCCATCAGACAAAGAATTCAGAATAAGGAATTAAAAGCCCACGATATGCAATTCCGACAAGAACTCGCCCAGTTGAAAGCTATTTTGATTAAAGAGAAATTTGAAAATCCATTAGAACTAGCCGAAAACATTTTGAGCACAACTGTCACTAGATCGAAGTATAAGACAAGAAGCCTACAGCTCAAAGGGCACACTGATGAAGACTATACCGCAGACAGTCAGGCCTTCCTGAAGGTTCGCAGTGAGAATCTTGAGAAACTGAAAACCATTGAAGAGACCCCTGACGACTGTTGCCGTGTGTCTTTGACCTCAACAATAACAGATCTGCAGGACCCTGATTTTCCAGAAATGTTGCGTGATTATGACAAGTACAGTTTTCTGAAAAGCTTCACCATCACAGGGATTCCTGTATTTGCACCAGTGAGGGACTCTGTAGCGTTGAATCCGTGGTCCTACTCTGTTAAAAAAATGTTGAGGTCACCGTATACGATTATGAGTCAAGTAGTACAGGAGTCCTTCGGTGATTACAGGGAGCCCAAGGGAGACCACAAGATGGTGCAGGTCAAGGAAGATGACGAGGGATCCAGCTTTAATGCCATTGTTCCTGTATTCTCTGCAAAGAATGTCAAGGTTATGACGCCATTTGTCAAAACACGGCTGTACACAATGTGCGTCACCTTTGCTATTACAAAAAACCCTCACCTTATTGATTTTAACATCCATATTGCTGCTTTAGCCGCAACGTGGGTGAAGTGCCTCCATGAGAACCCTACTCTGCCCAGGGCTGAGCATGCATTGCTTCGCATGGAAAGTATTGAGGCTACTGCAGCCTTGTACATGGACGAAAAGAGGCATGCAAATTACTGCACTTCTCTGATAGATGACACTCCTCAGGCACTGATGACAGAAGGCACCGTGAAGGTGGGGAATGCGACCCTGAAGTGTGAATCGATCGTCAAACCAGTATTCTTTCTGCTGATGATGAAGAAATCTCTTGGAACCTTAGACTCTGTCAAAATATTGGACATTATGAGGTTGATTCTCGTGGAATATGCTGGGCGTTGTCTCCCCTCTTACAAAGTGGGCGATAACTCTAGTAAACCATATAGCTACTTCTTTGCCGAATCATTTGCAGATGAAAATGATAGAAGAGAATGGGTCATCAACTATATCGAGGAGATGGAGTCGGAGATATATGGCAACAATAGGGAGCTGCTAGAGCAGTTCTACACTCTAGAAAATGTTTCCAAGGCGGCCAAAAAGGTGGCAGATACGAAGGTGGTCGAGCTGAATGAAAATCTGTCGTGTAAAATACCTTTGAAAATCAATATGAGAAGGGTCGAGCGGTTGAGAAATGTGTCTTCAGCAGGCGATATATCTTggccaactttgaaaatattcgcACACCATATCGGACTAGACCAAGAACAGGTAGACTCTTTGTTCAGTGAGGAGAGCGTGTTCATATATATCAGCCATGCGCTGCGCTACAGACAGTCGCGAGACCGTCTGTCAAATCCCATGGACAACTTCGCAGAGAGTTATGCATTTGTGTTATCCAAAGTCACGGATGAGTGCAGTCGGGACGTCATAGACAAGTTTCGATCGGAACTCGTCTCCATCATGGAAGAGTCCTGGTTGAAGGCTTATTTCGATGCGCACAGCGAGACCGTCCAACCCATGACTCGACAACAGGTCATCACGGAAGCGCAGAGGAGAGGGATCGAAGTGTCGGAGGACACCTTCGACCAGGTCTACAAGCGATTCAGACCGACAGGGCTGCTTTCCAATGCTTGCCAGACGCGTGCCTGCCCTTATTTCCTGCAGCCCAGGAAGACCTACAACCAACATGCCTCTGTCGAGCGGAAAAAGGGGGTGGGAGTGTTTGTACATGGGTTACACAAAGCATCTCACGCCCATCGGGCTGAGGACGTAGATGAGATCATCAGTGTGATTTCGTCGGGTAGCCTTACGAATAAGCGTACACCTATACCCGAGGATGCTGTGCGGAACTTGTCATCAGAAATTGGTTTCTTGAAGGTGAGGTACCAAGAAATGATCATCGAATGA